From Pempheris klunzingeri isolate RE-2024b chromosome 18, fPemKlu1.hap1, whole genome shotgun sequence, a single genomic window includes:
- the LOC139218175 gene encoding brain-enriched guanylate kinase-associated protein has product MRGKEHRQTMKKIYIGKTALKVPRNGGKHPKKSSLLEQKEDLRKRLSYTTHKLELLQSEFDSTRQYLETELRRAQEELDKFTDKLRRIQSSYSALQRINQDLEEKIHRDSQHHDDEKRALSREIIVLNNHLMEAKLTIEKLREDNDLYRKDCNLAAQLLQCNKALYRAQLSELPADFQERLTMHMEEESPLCHTYSDTVPASLIAKVLEKPDEACSSSQASRSPSPQTQDHAFILESLGPGERLGLRAAYKSDLYSSDTALYCPDDRHRERRPSMDLHGQRKLIYGPQNSTDSNPEEGSVGLRAGFSQEHFAKFPATLGAGSSSYSSFSGGGSEDKGNGPPSSAASSPRHHSLYMDWRDAGDYERKSDSSWERDSPRGFANAHPFQQTELSHHQNGSSPVYSRTMSSCFSEPYEPLPPSSSPSVAYGDSRRGSTLAPEEEELIGRWRQLSVEDLSAHTYRSPGRASPYSFSEQHFSVRPAKIRLGPLYSSFQEGADYYHHGVGAMDPVWVAASPSPECSPGLRQAHSQAHLYRGEDSQESEHSLYHSGSSKDREGNVAAGGQSTDYVDPSPNSSTESLNQRTLEMATELQHYQVEMHSLPAQPSQSPPPAPPPPPPYNQKFGSLGLSRKDSLTKAQLYGTLLN; this is encoded by the exons ATGAGAGGGAAGGAACACAGACAAACCATGAAAAAGATATACATTGGCAAAACTGCCTTAAAAGTCCCCCGAAATGGCGGCAAACATCCGAAAAAGAG ctcatTGCTGGAGCAGAAGGAGGACTTGCGGAAAAGGCTTTCCTACACAACACAcaagctggagctgctgcagagcgaGTTTGACTCCACACGGCAGTACCTGGAGACAGAGCTGCGCCGcgcccaggaggagctggacaaGTTTACTGATAAACTGCGCAG AATACAAAGCAGCTACTCGGCACTGCAGAGGATCAACCAAGATCTGGAGGAGAAGATCCACAGAGAT TCTCAGCACCACGACGATGAGAAGCGAGCGCTGAGCAGAGAGATCATCGTCCTCAACAACCACCTGATGGAGGCGAAACTCACCATCGAGAAACTACGGGAGGACAAT GACCTGTACAGAAAGGACTGTAACCTGGCTGCTCAGCTTCTCCAGTGCAACAAAGCTCTTTACAGGGCCCAGCTCTCTGAG CTGCCTGCTGATTTTCAGGAGCGACTGACCATGCACATGGAGGAGgagtctcctctctgtcacaccTACTCCGACACTGTCCCGGCCTCTCTCATTGCCAAAGTGCTCGAGAAGCCGGACgaggcctgcagcagcagccaggccTCCCGCTCCCCCAGCCCCCAAACCCAGGACCACGCCTTTATCTTGGAGAGCCTGGGACCAGGAGAGCGGCTGGGGCTCCGTGCAGCCTACAAATCTGACCTGTACAGTAGCGACACGGCCCTGTACTGCCCTGATGACCGGCATCGTGAGCGGAGGCCCAGCATGGACCTTCACGGTCAGAGGAAGCTGATATACGGGCCCCAAAACTCCACCGACAGCAACCCTGAGGAGGGTTCGGTGGGGTTGAGGGCTGGCTTCTCCCAGGAGCACTTTGCTAAGTTCCCCGCCACACTGGGTGCAGGCTCCAGCTCCTACTCCAGCTTCAGTGGAGGGGGGTCAGAAGACAAAGGCAACGGCCCGCCAAGCAGTGCAGCTTCCTCCCCGCGCCACCATTCCCTCTACATGGACTGGAGAGATGCAGGGGACTATGAGAGAAAGAGTGACTCATCCTGGGAGAGGGACAGTCCAAGAGGCTTTGCCAATGCTCATCCCTTCCAGCAGACGGAGCTGAGCCACCACCAGAATGGCAGCTCGCCCGTCTACAGCCGCACCATGTCCTCCTGTTTCAGTGAGCCCTATGAgccactccctccctcttcttccccAAGTGTCGCCTACGGAGACAGTCGTCGAGGCAGCACATTAGCccccgaggaggaggagctgattGGCCGATGGAGACAGCTGAGTGTGGAGGACTTAAGTGCCCACACCTACCGCAGCCCAGGTCGGGCCTCACCTTACAGCTTCTCAGAGCAGCACTTCTCCGTCCGGCCGGCCAAGATCCGACTCGGGCCGCTCTACAGCAGCTTCCAGGAGGGGGCTGACTACTACCATCACGGGGTCGGTGCCATGGACCCAGTGTGGGTAGCCGCCAGTCCCAGCCCCGAGTGCAGCCCAGGGCTGCGGCAGGCTCACAGCCAAGCCCACCTGTACCGAGGCGAGGACAGCCAGGAGTCAGAGCACAGCCTCTACCACTCAGGGAGCTCCAAAGACAGGGAGGGTAATGTGGCAGCGGGCGGCCAGAGCACGGATTATGTGGACCCCAGCCCCAACAGCTCCACTGAGTCCCTGAACCAGAGGACCCTGGAGATGGCCACGGAGCTGCAGCACTACCAAGTGGAGATGCACAGTCTGCCTGCACAGCCGAGCCAGTCGCCACCGCCggccccaccccctcctcctccctacaACCAAAAATTTGGCTCCCTGGGACTCTCCAGGAAGGACAGTCTGACCAAGGCCCAGCTTTATGGAACACTTCTGAACTGA
- the rdh14b gene encoding retinol dehydrogenase 14b → MSTAVLIAAVVGGGVLLLMRRLFPRQKPVELLRYSPDTMRGKTVIVTGANSGIGKALAGELLKLHARVIMACRDLRSAAEAAEDIKKQAGPEQGEVVIKHLDLASLTSVRQFCVEINEEESKIDVLINNAGVYQCPYTKTEDGFEMQLGVNHLGHFLLTHLLLDLLKTSSPSRIVVVSSKLYKYGHINFDDLNSENNYNKAFCYSQSKLANLLFTLELARQLEGTGVTVNALTPGIVRTGLGRHVQIPFLAKPLFHLASLVFFKSPLEGAQTPLYLACSPEVEGVSGKCFANCEEEELMAKATDDQAAKKLWDISRRMVGLAD, encoded by the exons ATGTCCACTGCGGTGCTGATAGCCGCTGTTGTCGGCGGTGGGGTGCTGCTCCTTATGCGACGCTTGTTCCCTCGGCAGAAACCTGTGGAGCTGCTCCGCTATTCGCCCGACACCATGCGAGGAAAGACGGTCATCGTCACCGGGGCTAACAGCGGGATAGGGAAGGCCCTGGCCGGGGAGCTGCTGAAGCTCCATGCCCGGGTCATCATGGCCTGTAGAGACCTGCGGAGCGCCGCGGAGGCAGCTGAGGACATCAAGAAACAAGCGGGACCAGAACAGGGGGAGGTGGTCATCAAACACCTGGACCTGGCGTCTCTTACATCAGTCAGACAATTTTGCGTGGAAATCAATGAG GAGGAATCCAAGATTGACGTGCTCATCAACAATGCAGGTGTCTACCAGTGTCCCTACACCAAGACAGAGGATGGATTTGAGATGCAGCTCGGTGTGAATCACCTGGGTCACTTCCTCCTCACTCACCTCCTGCTGGACCTCCTGAAGACCTCGTCTCCCAGCCGCATCGTCGTGGTTTCCTCCAAGCTGTACAAATACGGCCACATCAACTTCGATGACTTGAATAGTGAAAATAACTACAATAAGGCTTTCTGCTACAGTCAGAGCAAGCTGGCCAACCTGCTGTTTACGCTCGAACTGGCGCGCCAGCTGGAGGGAACGGGGGTCACGGTCAACGCTCTCACCCCGGGCATCGTGAGGACCGGCCTAGGCAGGCACGTACAAATCCCCTTCCTGGCAAAGCCGCTGTTCCACCTTGCCTCACTGGTCTTTTTCAAGAGTCCACTGGAGGGGGCCCAGACTCCTCTCTATCTGGCCTGCTCCCCTGAGGTGGAGGGAGTGTCGGGGAAGTGTTTCGCTaactgtgaggaggaggagctgatggCCAAAGCTACAGATGACCAGGCAGCCAAGAAACTGTGGGACATAAGCAGGAGGATGGTTGGGCTCGCTGACTGA